From the genome of Coriobacteriia bacterium, one region includes:
- the holB gene encoding DNA polymerase III subunit delta', with translation MTRTVWDDLVGQPRAARFLRNAVESGRVSHAYLFVGPPGVGKKSAAKAFACALLCDDGGCGNCSACSRVRRGSHPDVHLIEPEGAKGFVVEQTRDLVRDVQLAPIDGSRKVYLVESADLFNDSSGNALLKTLEEPPADTVIVLMAHTLEAVLPTIASRCQVVRFRRLAPSEAISVLQAKTGADAHEAAAALAAAGGVVARARDFLASPARQLARGTILATLKDLSVMDDLDVLGAVKTLLAAVKAPLEEVKAVHADELQERAEFAGRGALKSLEERHKRELTSREREGVGEVLNVAEAWIRDCLVLSIDLPDLVVNADASDAMVEVADVVSPAAATRALSAVNVARRRISYNVSPQLAVEAMLFDIREVLKCPR, from the coding sequence ATGACGCGCACGGTCTGGGACGACCTGGTCGGGCAGCCTCGCGCGGCGCGCTTCTTGAGAAACGCGGTGGAAAGCGGACGCGTCAGTCACGCGTACCTGTTCGTCGGCCCTCCCGGCGTGGGCAAGAAGAGCGCCGCCAAGGCGTTTGCCTGCGCACTGCTGTGCGACGACGGTGGGTGCGGCAACTGCTCGGCATGTAGCCGCGTGAGGCGCGGGTCGCATCCGGACGTGCACCTGATCGAGCCCGAAGGGGCGAAGGGGTTCGTGGTCGAGCAGACGCGCGATCTGGTCAGAGACGTCCAGCTGGCGCCCATCGACGGCTCGCGCAAGGTCTATCTTGTCGAGAGCGCTGACCTGTTCAACGACAGCTCCGGCAACGCGCTGCTCAAGACGCTCGAAGAGCCGCCCGCCGATACGGTGATCGTGCTCATGGCGCATACGCTCGAGGCCGTGCTTCCCACCATCGCCTCGCGCTGTCAGGTGGTGCGGTTTCGGCGCCTGGCGCCCTCCGAGGCCATCTCGGTGCTGCAGGCCAAGACCGGCGCTGACGCGCACGAGGCGGCCGCTGCGCTCGCCGCTGCGGGCGGGGTCGTGGCGCGCGCCCGCGACTTTCTCGCAAGCCCCGCACGGCAGCTGGCCCGTGGGACGATCCTGGCAACCCTCAAGGACCTGTCGGTCATGGACGACCTCGACGTGCTGGGGGCGGTCAAGACGCTCCTTGCTGCCGTGAAGGCGCCGCTTGAGGAGGTCAAGGCGGTTCACGCCGACGAGCTTCAGGAGCGGGCGGAGTTCGCCGGGCGCGGGGCACTGAAATCGCTTGAAGAGCGGCACAAGCGCGAGCTCACGTCGCGCGAGCGAGAGGGGGTCGGGGAGGTCCTGAACGTAGCGGAAGCGTGGATACGCGACTGCCTCGTCCTCTCCATCGATCTGCCCGATCTGGTCGTCAACGCTGATGCATCCGATGCTATGGTGGAGGTGGCTGACGTGGTCTCGCCGGCGGCCGCGACCCGGGCACTTTCGGCCGTCAACGTGGCCCGGCGCCGAATCTCGTATAATGTGAGCCCCCAGCTGGCCGTCGAGGCCATGCTGTTCGATATTCGAGAGGTACTCAAATGCCCACGGTAG
- the tmk gene encoding dTMP kinase, which produces MSGVFITFEGGEGTGKSTQIAALARRLQSAGVVVRLLREPGGTAAGEAIRRILLDPDHDGLSARAELLLYEAARAQLVAEVIRPALEAGEVVICDRFFDSTTAYQGYARGLDLAEVRELHATATGGLSPDRTIVLDIDPAAGLARATAHGADRLEREDIEFHKRVREGFLAIAAAEPQRVRVIDASGTIEDVAARIAAALRDVPAVRVALGESS; this is translated from the coding sequence GTGAGCGGCGTCTTCATCACCTTCGAGGGCGGCGAGGGCACCGGCAAGTCCACGCAGATCGCGGCGCTGGCCCGGCGGCTTCAGTCAGCCGGCGTCGTCGTGCGGTTGCTCCGCGAGCCGGGCGGCACAGCGGCGGGAGAGGCCATTCGCCGGATACTGCTGGACCCGGACCACGACGGCCTCAGCGCGCGCGCTGAGCTGCTGCTGTACGAGGCCGCACGCGCACAGCTCGTGGCCGAGGTGATTCGTCCCGCGCTTGAAGCGGGCGAGGTCGTCATCTGCGATCGCTTCTTCGACTCCACCACGGCCTATCAGGGCTACGCACGCGGGCTGGATCTGGCCGAGGTGCGCGAGCTCCACGCCACGGCCACAGGCGGGCTGTCTCCGGACCGCACCATCGTGCTCGACATCGATCCGGCCGCCGGACTCGCGCGGGCCACCGCGCACGGAGCCGATCGGCTCGAGCGCGAGGACATCGAGTTCCACAAGCGGGTGCGCGAGGGCTTCCTGGCGATTGCGGCCGCTGAGCCGCAGCGCGTCCGGGTCATCGACGCCAGCGGGACGATCGAGGACGTGGCCGCGCGTATCGCAGCAGCGCTTCGGGACGTGCCCGCAGTGCGCGTGGCGCTGGGTGAGAGCTCATGA
- a CDS encoding stage 0 sporulation family protein: MPTVVGVRLRFSKTLWFDPAGATPAEGDVVVVETERGTELGTVVQPPHDVERSALPAALKPMARVADQSDLAVAAQNHEREAEALKVFREMVEERRLDMKPVDVEYSFGGDKIVFYFSAEERIDFRDLVKELANRFHARIDMRQVGVRDEARAVGGVGHCGQMLCCVRFGGDFQPVSIRMAKEQDLPLNPLKISGLCGRLMCCLRYEYDAYKDFKGRAPKKGAIIETPVGLAKVDELNTLREKVRIRMEDGTSVTIALSEMECAKGSGCPCSVTRESLEEASAGTLPALVAEAAAAAKPPAAEPVAAKDEPARESSGRKRRRRKSSGGGGSEQASGSQGEQPKQAAKRAPREQAKPAPSQPTGEGGGQSDAQGGAEGGDKPTRSSRRRRRRRPSGGGGGGGAEGAS, from the coding sequence ATGCCCACGGTAGTCGGAGTCCGACTCCGTTTCTCCAAGACGCTCTGGTTCGACCCCGCCGGTGCAACTCCGGCTGAGGGCGACGTCGTCGTGGTCGAGACTGAGCGTGGAACTGAACTTGGAACGGTCGTCCAGCCGCCGCATGACGTGGAGCGCTCGGCGCTGCCTGCGGCGCTCAAGCCCATGGCGCGCGTCGCCGACCAGAGCGATCTGGCTGTGGCGGCGCAGAACCACGAGCGCGAGGCCGAGGCGCTCAAGGTCTTCCGCGAGATGGTGGAGGAACGTCGGCTCGACATGAAGCCGGTGGACGTGGAGTACTCGTTCGGCGGCGACAAGATCGTCTTCTACTTCTCGGCCGAGGAGCGAATCGACTTTCGCGATCTGGTCAAGGAGCTTGCGAACCGGTTCCATGCACGCATCGACATGCGCCAGGTGGGAGTGCGCGATGAAGCGCGTGCGGTCGGTGGCGTCGGGCACTGCGGGCAGATGCTGTGTTGCGTGCGCTTCGGGGGCGATTTCCAGCCGGTCTCGATCCGGATGGCGAAGGAGCAAGATCTGCCGCTTAACCCCTTGAAAATCAGTGGTCTGTGCGGCAGACTCATGTGCTGTCTGCGCTACGAGTACGACGCGTACAAGGACTTCAAGGGTCGTGCTCCCAAGAAGGGCGCGATCATTGAGACCCCTGTGGGTCTGGCCAAGGTCGACGAGCTCAACACGCTTCGCGAGAAGGTCCGGATTCGCATGGAGGACGGCACTTCGGTTACCATCGCGCTTTCGGAGATGGAGTGTGCCAAGGGAAGCGGGTGCCCGTGTTCGGTCACTCGCGAGTCGCTGGAAGAGGCCTCGGCGGGCACGTTGCCCGCGCTGGTGGCGGAAGCCGCGGCCGCTGCTAAGCCGCCCGCTGCGGAACCCGTAGCGGCCAAGGACGAGCCGGCGAGAGAGTCGTCGGGTCGCAAGCGGAGGCGACGCAAGTCGTCGGGTGGCGGCGGGAGTGAGCAGGCGAGCGGATCACAAGGCGAGCAGCCCAAGCAGGCTGCGAAGCGAGCACCCCGCGAGCAGGCGAAGCCGGCACCGTCTCAGCCCACGGGCGAGGGCGGCGGCCAG
- a CDS encoding MFS transporter, with protein MTETAKASAGQPGKGAFGRLLRDPRFRRLWTAQLVSGIGDWLVIGLLIPMVSALSGGSSFAVAGILIAKIIPALVLSGVTGALVDRFDRRKTMIVADVVRALLVLVLLSTNSLFAIYAIVLLMETASLFFWPARNALIPYLVEEGDVTVANGVMYTTQQASMLIGLTASGAILAGFEAVVRTVIAADMPVVDYLVGLASPALLGPRAGFFLDFMTFSISALIISSIRVDARPPGSKEAFRLSLLGRDVRESYTFLRDHRELKGLLVTLFFAILGGGAIIPVGLDYVKTLVSGPVFAEGLAWLQQLSGSPQTFMLVFMAAGMVVGALIVPRLERALSLQVLFAGSVAGFGLAMLGFASVPVYGLAGLFAMGAGACIATLTVAGNSYVVQTTSDEIRGRVFTALESVVRVALLLSMVVMAPLNDIIGGYVLAFVEANGLAPDMLALTGPRITLMLSATIVLGAAVYGFTALRWQECDDEGEPCEEVAT; from the coding sequence GTGACCGAGACCGCGAAGGCATCGGCGGGGCAACCGGGTAAAGGCGCATTCGGTCGCCTCCTGAGGGACCCGCGCTTCCGTAGGCTGTGGACCGCGCAGCTCGTCTCGGGCATCGGCGACTGGCTCGTGATCGGCCTGCTCATCCCGATGGTCAGCGCGCTCTCAGGCGGCTCCTCGTTCGCTGTGGCAGGCATCCTCATCGCCAAGATCATCCCGGCACTGGTGCTGTCGGGCGTGACCGGGGCGCTCGTGGACCGGTTCGACCGGCGCAAGACGATGATCGTGGCCGATGTCGTGCGTGCGCTGCTCGTCTTGGTGCTGCTGTCGACGAACTCGCTCTTCGCCATCTACGCGATCGTGCTCCTCATGGAGACGGCGTCGCTCTTCTTCTGGCCGGCCCGCAACGCGCTCATCCCGTACCTGGTCGAGGAGGGTGACGTCACCGTCGCGAACGGCGTGATGTACACGACCCAGCAGGCGTCGATGCTGATCGGGCTCACGGCATCGGGCGCGATACTGGCCGGCTTCGAGGCGGTCGTGCGCACGGTGATCGCCGCCGACATGCCGGTGGTCGACTACCTCGTCGGGCTCGCCTCACCGGCACTGCTCGGTCCTCGTGCCGGCTTCTTCCTCGACTTCATGACCTTCTCGATCTCGGCGCTCATCATCTCAAGCATCCGCGTTGACGCCAGGCCGCCCGGCAGCAAGGAGGCGTTTCGCCTGTCGCTTCTGGGCCGCGACGTCAGGGAGTCGTACACGTTTCTGCGCGACCATCGCGAACTGAAGGGGCTGCTCGTCACCCTCTTCTTCGCGATTCTGGGCGGCGGCGCCATCATCCCGGTAGGGCTCGACTATGTGAAGACGCTTGTGAGCGGGCCGGTCTTCGCCGAGGGGCTCGCGTGGCTCCAACAGCTCTCTGGCAGCCCGCAGACGTTCATGCTCGTGTTCATGGCGGCCGGCATGGTGGTGGGTGCGCTGATCGTGCCCCGGCTCGAGCGCGCTCTCTCGCTGCAGGTGCTGTTCGCCGGTAGTGTGGCCGGATTCGGCCTGGCGATGCTCGGGTTTGCCAGTGTGCCGGTGTACGGGTTGGCCGGGCTCTTCGCGATGGGGGCGGGCGCGTGTATCGCGACGCTCACCGTGGCGGGCAACAGCTACGTGGTCCAGACGACCTCCGATGAGATCCGCGGACGGGTCTTCACCGCGCTTGAGAGCGTGGTGCGTGTGGCGCTGCTGCTGTCGATGGTGGTCATGGCGCCCCTGAACGACATCATCGGCGGCTACGTCTTGGCGTTTGTCGAGGCGAACGGACTGGCGCCCGATATGCTGGCGCTGACCGGCCCGCGCATCACGCTGATGCTGTCGGCGACGATAGTGCTGGGCGCCGCGGTCTATGGCTTCACCGCGCTGCGTTGGCAGGAGTGCGATGACGAGGGCGAGCCGTGCGAGGAGGTGGCGACGTGA
- a CDS encoding fumarate hydratase C-terminal domain-containing protein translates to MRTAKRIDLPASREALAALSVGEEVALFGDVYTARDATHARLLAELEASGELPFGLAGQTLFYAGPTPAAAGRPVGAVGPTTAKRMDAATPALMGAGIVATIGKGARSGAVRDACVATGGVYFAAVGGAAALLATHVDDVEPVAYAELGTEALVRMRLVGLPAFVALDTRGGDLYAQAPADWRAQVPR, encoded by the coding sequence GTGAGGACCGCGAAGCGTATCGATCTGCCGGCCTCGCGTGAGGCGCTGGCGGCCCTCAGCGTCGGCGAGGAGGTGGCGCTGTTCGGCGACGTCTATACGGCGCGGGATGCCACTCATGCGCGCTTGCTGGCCGAACTCGAGGCCTCGGGGGAGCTGCCCTTCGGGCTGGCCGGGCAGACGCTCTTCTATGCGGGTCCTACGCCGGCGGCCGCAGGCAGGCCGGTCGGTGCCGTTGGTCCGACCACCGCCAAGCGCATGGATGCGGCCACGCCGGCGCTCATGGGGGCGGGCATCGTCGCCACCATCGGTAAGGGAGCGCGCTCCGGTGCCGTGCGCGACGCGTGTGTCGCGACGGGCGGCGTCTACTTCGCCGCAGTCGGGGGTGCCGCGGCGCTGCTGGCGACCCATGTGGACGACGTCGAGCCGGTCGCCTACGCCGAACTGGGCACCGAGGCGCTCGTGCGGATGCGCCTTGTCGGGCTTCCAGCGTTCGTGGCGCTCGACACGCGCGGCGGAGACCTGTACGCACAGGCGCCCGCCGACTGGCGTGCGCAGGTGCCCCGGTGA